A genomic region of Microtus ochrogaster isolate Prairie Vole_2 unplaced genomic scaffold, MicOch1.0 UNK73, whole genome shotgun sequence contains the following coding sequences:
- the LOC101992561 gene encoding olfactory receptor 52Z1-like has translation MTSSISLNHTNLRDIWYTLIGIPGLEDAHIWLAIPICSMYIVAVIGNMFLIMLISTERSLHEPMYIFLLMLALADIFLSTVTIPKVLAIFWFQAGGISFASCVSQMFFLHFIFVTESGILLSMAFDRYVAICYPLRYTNILTSSVINRMGIAFVTRSFFICFPLIFLVYRLTYCGRNIIRHSYCEHMGIARLACGSIKVNIYYGMVVALFSICLDVLLIIVSYVFILRAVFRIPSWDARLKALSTCGSHVCVILLFYMPVFFSSLAHRFGGHSIPLHVHILLANLYVVLLPSLNPIIYGVKTKQIKDRIVQVLYFNKALC, from the coding sequence ATGACATCTTCAATCTCTTTAAATCACACCAATCTCAGAGACATCTGGTACACCCTGATTGGGATCCCAGGACTAGAAGATGCACACATTTGGCTCGCCATCCCCATCTGTTCAATGTACATAGTAGCTGTTATAGGCAATATGTTCCTAATAATGCTGATCTCCACTGAGCGTAGTCTTCATGAACCCATGTACATTTTCCTTTTGATGTTGGCCCTGGCAGACATATTCCTGTCCACAGTAACTATTCCAAAGGTATTAGCAATCTTCTGGTTTCAGGCTGGGGGCATTTCTTTTGCTAGCTGTGTATCCCAGATGTTTTTTCTTCACTTCATCTTTGTGACAGAGTCTGGTATATTGCTCTCCATGGCATTTGACCGTTATGTGGCTATCTGCTATCCACTAAGATACACCAACATCCTAACCTCATCTGTCATCAACAGAATGGGCATTGCATTCGTGACTAGAAGCTTCTTCATCTGCTTCCCCCTGATCTTCCTTGTTTATCGGCTCACTTACTGTGGGAGGAACATCATTCGACACTCCTACTGTGAACACATGGGCATTGCCAGGTTGGCCTGTGGAAGCATCAAGGTCAATATTTACTATGGGATGGTTGTGGCTCTATTTTCCATATGCCTAGATGTGCTGCTTATCATTGTCTCATATGTCTTTATCCTTCGTGCTGTGTTTAGAATTCCTTCTTGGGATGCCCGACTCAAGGCTCTGAGTACGTGTGGCTCCCATGTCTGTGTTATCCTATTGTTTTATatgccagttttcttttcttctcttgctcaCCGTTTTGGAGGTCACAGCATACCACTGCATGTTCACATCCTTCTTGCAAACCTCTATGTGgttctcctgccctccctcaaCCCCATTATTTATGGAGTGAAGACCAAGCAAATTAAGGATAGAATTGTTCAGGTCCTTTATTTTAACAAAGCACTTTGTTGA